Proteins found in one Brevibacillus brevis genomic segment:
- a CDS encoding recombinase family protein, producing the protein MIGIYARVSTEEQAKSGFSLDDQLRECRKKAATSEVAEYIDDVSGEFLDRPALSRLRQDVKDGVITKIVCLDPDRLSRKLMNQLLITDEFDKRGVELVFVNGEYAKTPEGQLFYSMRGAIAEFEKAKINERMSRGRREKARQGRVLRDFQIYGYSYDSEKEQIVINEAEAAVVRLVFDLFTQPNDLVEGINGIAVYLTSKGVPTKRGASVWHRQVVRQMLMNEAYVGRFYQNKWNTEGMLGNQFRQPDEKVRMKMRPKEEWILLPCPSIIDEMKFEHAQRLLKESRRRWAGRSFNEYLLSGLVRCGTCGNTMPGRKAKNWSQHVFEYTDVKNTAGAKNKGCGRRVRCEQLDNQVWETVASWLNNPDEIAVAVEDKVETPFEQVEMERLQKELEKTKAGRKRLLKLFASGEEDIGEEDIRQELKELKEKEDKLNQRLSELKEQTKLQTNYEYSRNLIQEAAEYYLSKAQDELTFEDKKELIRHVVREVRVFEESVEIYTF; encoded by the coding sequence ATGATCGGAATATATGCCAGGGTGAGTACAGAGGAGCAGGCCAAGAGCGGATTCAGCCTCGACGATCAGTTAAGAGAATGCAGGAAGAAGGCAGCGACGAGTGAAGTTGCCGAGTACATAGATGATGTATCAGGCGAGTTCCTAGATCGTCCGGCTCTCTCAAGGCTTAGACAAGATGTGAAGGACGGGGTCATTACAAAAATTGTCTGCCTGGACCCTGACCGTTTATCGCGTAAGCTAATGAACCAGTTGCTTATAACAGATGAATTTGATAAACGTGGTGTAGAGCTTGTGTTCGTAAATGGCGAATATGCAAAAACGCCTGAAGGTCAACTCTTTTACAGCATGCGTGGAGCGATTGCTGAATTTGAGAAGGCAAAAATTAATGAGCGTATGAGTCGTGGAAGAAGAGAAAAGGCAAGACAGGGCCGCGTTCTACGTGACTTTCAAATATATGGGTACAGTTATGATTCAGAGAAGGAACAGATAGTCATAAATGAAGCTGAGGCAGCAGTAGTGCGACTTGTATTTGATCTGTTTACTCAGCCAAATGATCTTGTTGAAGGGATAAATGGAATAGCCGTTTACTTGACCAGCAAGGGGGTTCCTACAAAGCGTGGGGCGAGTGTATGGCATCGACAAGTGGTACGTCAGATGCTCATGAATGAGGCATATGTGGGGAGATTTTATCAGAATAAATGGAATACAGAAGGGATGCTCGGCAACCAGTTTCGGCAACCGGATGAGAAAGTCCGTATGAAAATGCGTCCAAAAGAAGAATGGATATTACTGCCCTGCCCATCCATTATTGATGAAATGAAGTTTGAACATGCTCAACGACTACTAAAGGAATCCAGAAGAAGATGGGCGGGCCGGAGCTTTAACGAGTACCTCTTAAGCGGCCTAGTACGTTGCGGGACTTGTGGAAATACGATGCCAGGAAGAAAAGCGAAAAACTGGAGCCAGCATGTATTTGAGTATACCGACGTTAAGAATACAGCAGGAGCAAAAAATAAGGGATGCGGTCGCCGTGTCAGATGTGAGCAATTGGACAATCAGGTTTGGGAAACAGTTGCGTCTTGGTTGAATAATCCTGATGAGATTGCCGTGGCAGTGGAAGATAAAGTGGAAACTCCATTCGAGCAAGTGGAGATGGAACGCTTGCAAAAGGAACTCGAAAAAACAAAAGCGGGTCGCAAGAGATTGCTTAAACTGTTTGCTTCCGGCGAAGAAGATATTGGTGAAGAAGATATTCGCCAAGAGTTGAAAGAACTGAAGGAGAAAGAAGATAAACTGAATCAGCGTTTAAGTGAGTTGAAGGAACAAACGAAGCTGCAAACTAATTATGAGTATAGCCGCAACTTGATCCAGGAAGCTGCTGAATATTATTTATCGAAGGCACAGGATGAGCTAACCTTTGAGGATAAAAAAGAGCTAATCCGTCACGTGGTGAGGGAAGTACGAGTTTTTGAAGAGAGCGTGGAGATATACACGTTCTAA
- a CDS encoding DUF2834 domain-containing protein codes for MKNLYLLLAILGAVLPYSYFISFLHANVLDIKLFTSDKKP; via the coding sequence ATGAAAAACCTATATTTGTTACTGGCAATTTTGGGAGCTGTCTTGCCTTACAGTTATTTCATTTCGTTCCTTCATGCAAATGTATTAGATATCAAGCTCTTTACATCGGACAAAAAACCATAA